A genomic window from Bacteroidales bacterium includes:
- a CDS encoding T9SS type A sorting domain-containing protein, giving the protein VLTIKYKAALEDEWTTLETFSTDVTEWTEVSIVLPNLSDSYYVAFEGECNSGMGITIDEVSINEPQTQSFVITAGAEGNGTITPSGQVFVPAGETQQFDVKAYHGHQIASLLVDDAAIVAAQGESQFTFTFQSVNAAHTIMAYFTANAQSVTVEVVPHGAGSVSIQGERYYGNTIKLYARSSGSNYVFSHWEADGKTIATENPFKFELLSDTLFEAHFRLVTGIGSRRDLSDHVRVYPNPMKDDLHIDLPIDALVRVFDMQGRLQYEAKLSSGTNTINLSGLNQGTYILKLQFEDQVITKRILHY; this is encoded by the coding sequence GTGTTAACGATTAAATACAAAGCTGCATTGGAAGATGAATGGACCACGCTCGAAACCTTTTCTACGGACGTGACTGAGTGGACTGAAGTTTCTATCGTGCTTCCTAATCTGTCGGACAGTTACTATGTTGCTTTCGAAGGCGAATGTAACTCAGGTATGGGCATTACCATAGACGAGGTTTCCATCAATGAGCCACAGACGCAGAGCTTTGTCATTACGGCTGGAGCCGAAGGCAACGGAACCATCACTCCTTCGGGGCAGGTGTTTGTTCCTGCCGGCGAAACGCAACAATTTGATGTGAAAGCTTATCATGGACATCAAATCGCTTCACTTTTAGTGGATGATGCAGCCATTGTAGCGGCTCAGGGTGAATCACAATTTACATTTACCTTCCAGTCAGTAAATGCAGCACATACCATCATGGCCTATTTTACAGCTAATGCACAAAGTGTTACGGTTGAGGTAGTGCCACATGGGGCCGGTTCTGTTAGTATACAAGGAGAGCGCTATTATGGAAACACCATTAAGCTTTACGCACGGTCATCAGGAAGCAATTATGTTTTCTCACATTGGGAAGCCGATGGAAAAACAATTGCAACTGAAAATCCTTTCAAGTTTGAATTGCTTTCGGATACATTGTTTGAAGCCCATTTCAGGCTTGTAACCGGAATCGGAAGCAGACGCGACTTGAGTGATCACGTGAGGGTATATCCAAACCCGATGAAAGACGATCTACATATTGATCTGCCTATCGATGCCCTGGTGCGCGTGTTTGATATGCAGGGAAGGCTGCAATACGAAGCTAAATTGTCTTCAGGAACGAATACAATAAATCTAAGTGGATTAAACCAGGGCACATATATTCTCAAACTGCAATTCGAAGACCAGGTGATTACCAAAAGGATTTTACATTATTAA